A stretch of Acropora palmata chromosome 9, jaAcrPala1.3, whole genome shotgun sequence DNA encodes these proteins:
- the LOC141892583 gene encoding BAG family molecular chaperone regulator 1-like isoform X1, whose product MESVCTSLGKGLHMVDDISSLQFTLIHGPNKYPVTFSLSDGENGPTVEDLANLAARLTEVPPSSQRLIFKGQSLTDLKQPLVALGLKNRCKVLLIGKKFDPLEEENMKRILATEKKIGEVEKKLNANLDELGGIEKGFLQPELVEQSLKKLTKTLKGISEEFMTSLESLDSLVIDPSIIQAKGKRKSLVQHIQLLLDKTDEATSKIESLITEKKRH is encoded by the exons ATGGAAAGCGTCTGCACATCTCTAGGGAAAGGTCTCCACATGGTGGACGACATCAGTTCACTGCAGTTCACCTTGATACATG GTCCTAACAAATACCCCGTGACGTTTTCTCTCAGTGATGGAGAAAATGGCCCCACCGTCGAAGATTTAGCGAATCTTGCCGCCCGGCTGACAGAGGTTCCACCAAGTTCTCAGCGCCTAATATTTAAA GGTCAGTCTTTAACAGACCTGAAGCAACCGCTTGTAGCTCTTGGACTGAAGAATAGATGTAAAGTCTTGTTAATTGGCAAAAAG TTTGATCCACTTGAAGAAGAGAACATGAAAAGAATTTTAGCTACGGAAAAGAAGATTGgtgaagttgaaaaaaaattaaatgcaaaCCTAGATGAGCTTGGTGGAATAGAAAAG GGGTTTCTTCAGCCAGAGTTAGTTGAGCAATCTTTGAAGAAGTTAACCAAAACATTGAAGGGAATCAGTGAGGAGTTTATGACTTCTCTTGAGAGCTTAGATTCTCTG GTCATTGATCCCAGTATAATTCAGGCCAAGGGAAAAAGGAAATCATTGGTTCAGCACATTCAG ctttTGCTTGACAAGACAGATGAAGCAACATCTAAAATAGAATCCCTTATCACAGAGAAGAAACGTCATTAG
- the LOC141892582 gene encoding uncharacterized protein LOC141892582 isoform X2 translates to MEDRIRALKKQMFTEKEEREKFGGTRWTSGKAGPLNNHAHDVLKNESPKYDKTPKKLRLLGDKPLENYLRKAAISAQPLNDIHASMCGQCDRNKAVLVCMECAEKYCASCFKSFHQKGALKKHTTQSVDQNEGPQSQGKGINAVNSSAPDPTRIKSPAQGNSRRSQQGGSLLDGSYNEQESAQSFAQALMEWRNTGKSTSCETSTTPELPKRQELQITFGANKSLSYLDRLLLKKRQTSDRTPLEGLQTENQLETNYREIFQDLGAPNKNTVTSIGKSNADLSIEEISAEFASSWEETDACIVEEFLPHSEKDSCDCMTSSGHLLAHVSPGSPSLTEPSWSSHLSKSEKTSRGNDVYVRVWSPKPSYVGLSEFFLAGVADDNLLTNKSVERLPEVRKSLVSTGLSSQNMWKPHESVSRMIVVEDSLVQEEKENEHVIPLLLEPSRLHDTPGPGSSTVALIHDFGIVDFLKIKPNLPSGFEKQSLIHRVSTVSPITLSPNPPSLYWSDDSDDEFLEQICCQTFKDEQKADQDEADRATLTNLAWELASSTGCEVEERRVREESGEEFDQDSIESNDCGSGLSSSEEERDQHDKYSEHLTAESSEDDHNTLASADVHLLD, encoded by the exons atggagGACAGGATACGTGCATTGAAGAAACAGATGTTTacagaaaaagaagagagaga GAAATTTGGTGGAACAAGATGGACTTCTGGAAAAGCTGGACCATTGAACAACCATGCCCATGATGTCCTGAAGAATGAGAGTCCAAAATATGATAAA ACTCCAAAGAAACTGAGACTACTTGGTGACAAGCCTTTAG AGAACTACTTGAGGAAGGCAGCTATAAGTGCTCAACCATTGAATGATATTCATGCGTCAATGTGTGGTCAATGTGACAGAAATAAGGCAGTTTTG GTGTGCATGGAGTGTGCTGAAAAATATTGTGCAAGTTGCTTTAAGTCATTTCATCAAAAGGGAGCTCTCAAAAAACACACAACTCAATCAGTTGATCAG AATGAAGGACCGCAATCACAGGGAAAAGGAATAAATGCGGTTAACAGTTCAGCCCCAGACCCAACACG AATTAAGAGTCCAGCTCAGGGAAACTCAAGG AGGAGTCAGCAGGGTGGCTCTCTACTGGATGGCTCCTACAACGAACAAGAAAGTGCACAGTCTTTTGCGCAAGCACTTATGGAATGGAGAAACACTGGCAAAA GCACCTCCTGTGAGACGAGCACCACACCTGAGCTTCCTAAACGACAAGAATTACAAATCACTTTTGGAGCTAACAAGTCTCTAAGCTACCTTGACCGCTTGTTGTTAAAGAAACGCCAAACCTCAGATAGAACACCTCTGGAAGGACTTCAAACCGAAAACCAATTGGAAACAAACTACAGAGAAATATTTCAAGACTTGGGAGCACCAAACAAGAACACGGTTACAAGTATTGGGAAAAGTAATGCAGACCTATCCATAGAAGAAATATCTGCTGAGTTTGCCTCAAGTTGGGAGGAGACAGATGCTTGCATTGTTGAGGAGTTTTTGCCTCATTCCGAGAAAGACAGTTGTGATTGCATGACCTCGTCAGGACACTTGCTAGCTCATGTTTCACCCGGGAGCCCCTCTTTGACTGAACCATCATGGTCCAGTCATTTGAGCAAGTCAGAAAAGACATCCAGGGGTAATGATGTTTATGTGCGTGTTTGGAGTCCAAAGCCAAGTTATGTGGGCCTATCAGAGTTTTTCCTGGCAGGTGTTGCAGATGACAACCTATTAACAAACAAGTCTGTTGAGAGATTACCAGAAGTGAGAAAATCTTTAGTTAGCACTGGTCTATCATCACAGAATATGTGGAAACCCCATGAAAGTGTATCCAGGATGATTGTAGTTGAAGACAGTCTAGTTCAAGAGGAGAAAGAAAACGAGCATGTCATTCCTCTCTTGCTAGAACCATCTAGACTCCACGACACTCCAGGCCCCGGATCGTCGACAGTGGCTCTGATCCATGACTTTGGCATTGTggattttttgaaaataaaaccgAACTTACCCAGTGGCTTTGAAAAGCAAAGCCTCATTCATCGCGTTTCCACAGTTTCGCCGATCACCTTAAGTCCCAACCCTCCAAGCCTCTATTGGTCAGACGATAGCGATGACGAATTCTTGGAACAAATCTGTTGTCAGACTTTCAAAGATGAACAGAAAGCAGACCAAGATGAGGCTGATCGTGCAACCTTGACTAATTTGGCGTGGGAGTTAGCCTCATCGACTGGCTGCGAAGTGGAAGAGAGGAGGGTAAGGGAAGAGTCTGGAGAGGAGTTTGACCAGGATAGTATTGAAAGTAATGATTGTGGCTCGGGCTTGAGTTCCAGTGAGGAGGAGCGAGATCAACATGACAAGTACAGTGAACATTTGACTGCAGAATCTAGCGAAGACGACCACAACACATTGGCGTCAGCAGATGTTCACTTACTGGATTGA
- the LOC141893474 gene encoding uncharacterized protein LOC141893474 has protein sequence MGQAIVSHTVFVDECGYNIWTARSQGRAIRGERAYRQVCGQRGRNLTVALAISATAGLVFHSAIIGGMNAQKFADFLTQTRLHLDPDVQVVFIYDGAPAHHNPGNPGPNTELKKLPPYSPFLNIVEQAISSLKAAIKADINRPEIQREMNNRDEARRQGIPLGHYRTQLLMEALQRNIGTITVAKCTQWFRFMQTYLPRCINKEVIEG, from the coding sequence ATGGGCCAAGCTATCGTAAGCCACACAGTTTTCGTCGATGAATGTGGTTACAACATATGGACAGCTAGAAGCCAGGGCAGAGCGATACGAGGAGAAAGAGCATACAGGCAAGTCTGTGGGCAAAGAGGAAGAAATCTGACTGTCGCACTCGCCATTTCTGCAACTGCTGGCCTTGTTTTTCACTCTGCGATAATAGGAGGGATGAATGCTCAAAAGTTTGCAGACTTCTTGACCCAAACAAGACTTCATCTTGATCCGGATGTACAAGTTGTTTTCATCTACGACGGCGCACCAGCTCACCATAACCCAGGCAATCCTGGGCCCAACACCGAGCTTAAGAAGTTGCCCCCATATAGTCCATTTTTAAATATCGTGGAGCAGGCCATAAGCTCATTAAAAGCTGCCATAAAAGCCGACATAAACCGCCCCGAGATACAGAGAGAAATGAACAACAGAGATGAAGCAAGACGACAAGGTATTCCACTTGGCCATTACCGGACGCAGTTATTGATGGAAGCACTTCAACGTAACATTGGAACCATTACTGTGGCAAAATGTACGCAATGGTTTCGCTTCATGCAAACATATTTGCCACGTTGTATCAATAAAGAAGTAATAGAAGGATAA
- the LOC141892583 gene encoding BAG family molecular chaperone regulator 1-like isoform X2 yields the protein MESVCTSLGKGLHMVDDISSLQFTLIHGPNKYPVTFSLSDGENGPTVEDLANLAARLTEVPPSSQRLIFKGQSLTDLKQPLVALGLKNRCKVLLIGKKFDPLEEENMKRILATEKKIGEVEKKLNANLDELGGIEKVIDPSIIQAKGKRKSLVQHIQLLLDKTDEATSKIESLITEKKRH from the exons ATGGAAAGCGTCTGCACATCTCTAGGGAAAGGTCTCCACATGGTGGACGACATCAGTTCACTGCAGTTCACCTTGATACATG GTCCTAACAAATACCCCGTGACGTTTTCTCTCAGTGATGGAGAAAATGGCCCCACCGTCGAAGATTTAGCGAATCTTGCCGCCCGGCTGACAGAGGTTCCACCAAGTTCTCAGCGCCTAATATTTAAA GGTCAGTCTTTAACAGACCTGAAGCAACCGCTTGTAGCTCTTGGACTGAAGAATAGATGTAAAGTCTTGTTAATTGGCAAAAAG TTTGATCCACTTGAAGAAGAGAACATGAAAAGAATTTTAGCTACGGAAAAGAAGATTGgtgaagttgaaaaaaaattaaatgcaaaCCTAGATGAGCTTGGTGGAATAGAAAAG GTCATTGATCCCAGTATAATTCAGGCCAAGGGAAAAAGGAAATCATTGGTTCAGCACATTCAG ctttTGCTTGACAAGACAGATGAAGCAACATCTAAAATAGAATCCCTTATCACAGAGAAGAAACGTCATTAG
- the LOC141892582 gene encoding uncharacterized protein LOC141892582 isoform X1: MSYDISHVKARKKAVKQLRNSSSQQLEAETKKMEDRIRALKKQMFTEKEEREKFGGTRWTSGKAGPLNNHAHDVLKNESPKYDKTPKKLRLLGDKPLENYLRKAAISAQPLNDIHASMCGQCDRNKAVLVCMECAEKYCASCFKSFHQKGALKKHTTQSVDQNEGPQSQGKGINAVNSSAPDPTRIKSPAQGNSRRSQQGGSLLDGSYNEQESAQSFAQALMEWRNTGKSTSCETSTTPELPKRQELQITFGANKSLSYLDRLLLKKRQTSDRTPLEGLQTENQLETNYREIFQDLGAPNKNTVTSIGKSNADLSIEEISAEFASSWEETDACIVEEFLPHSEKDSCDCMTSSGHLLAHVSPGSPSLTEPSWSSHLSKSEKTSRGNDVYVRVWSPKPSYVGLSEFFLAGVADDNLLTNKSVERLPEVRKSLVSTGLSSQNMWKPHESVSRMIVVEDSLVQEEKENEHVIPLLLEPSRLHDTPGPGSSTVALIHDFGIVDFLKIKPNLPSGFEKQSLIHRVSTVSPITLSPNPPSLYWSDDSDDEFLEQICCQTFKDEQKADQDEADRATLTNLAWELASSTGCEVEERRVREESGEEFDQDSIESNDCGSGLSSSEEERDQHDKYSEHLTAESSEDDHNTLASADVHLLD, from the exons ATGTCTTACGATATCTCCCACGTCAAAGCTCGAAAGAA GGCTGTAAAGCAGCTAAGAAATAGTAGCTCACAACAACTAGaagctgaaacaaagaaaatggagGACAGGATACGTGCATTGAAGAAACAGATGTTTacagaaaaagaagagagaga GAAATTTGGTGGAACAAGATGGACTTCTGGAAAAGCTGGACCATTGAACAACCATGCCCATGATGTCCTGAAGAATGAGAGTCCAAAATATGATAAA ACTCCAAAGAAACTGAGACTACTTGGTGACAAGCCTTTAG AGAACTACTTGAGGAAGGCAGCTATAAGTGCTCAACCATTGAATGATATTCATGCGTCAATGTGTGGTCAATGTGACAGAAATAAGGCAGTTTTG GTGTGCATGGAGTGTGCTGAAAAATATTGTGCAAGTTGCTTTAAGTCATTTCATCAAAAGGGAGCTCTCAAAAAACACACAACTCAATCAGTTGATCAG AATGAAGGACCGCAATCACAGGGAAAAGGAATAAATGCGGTTAACAGTTCAGCCCCAGACCCAACACG AATTAAGAGTCCAGCTCAGGGAAACTCAAGG AGGAGTCAGCAGGGTGGCTCTCTACTGGATGGCTCCTACAACGAACAAGAAAGTGCACAGTCTTTTGCGCAAGCACTTATGGAATGGAGAAACACTGGCAAAA GCACCTCCTGTGAGACGAGCACCACACCTGAGCTTCCTAAACGACAAGAATTACAAATCACTTTTGGAGCTAACAAGTCTCTAAGCTACCTTGACCGCTTGTTGTTAAAGAAACGCCAAACCTCAGATAGAACACCTCTGGAAGGACTTCAAACCGAAAACCAATTGGAAACAAACTACAGAGAAATATTTCAAGACTTGGGAGCACCAAACAAGAACACGGTTACAAGTATTGGGAAAAGTAATGCAGACCTATCCATAGAAGAAATATCTGCTGAGTTTGCCTCAAGTTGGGAGGAGACAGATGCTTGCATTGTTGAGGAGTTTTTGCCTCATTCCGAGAAAGACAGTTGTGATTGCATGACCTCGTCAGGACACTTGCTAGCTCATGTTTCACCCGGGAGCCCCTCTTTGACTGAACCATCATGGTCCAGTCATTTGAGCAAGTCAGAAAAGACATCCAGGGGTAATGATGTTTATGTGCGTGTTTGGAGTCCAAAGCCAAGTTATGTGGGCCTATCAGAGTTTTTCCTGGCAGGTGTTGCAGATGACAACCTATTAACAAACAAGTCTGTTGAGAGATTACCAGAAGTGAGAAAATCTTTAGTTAGCACTGGTCTATCATCACAGAATATGTGGAAACCCCATGAAAGTGTATCCAGGATGATTGTAGTTGAAGACAGTCTAGTTCAAGAGGAGAAAGAAAACGAGCATGTCATTCCTCTCTTGCTAGAACCATCTAGACTCCACGACACTCCAGGCCCCGGATCGTCGACAGTGGCTCTGATCCATGACTTTGGCATTGTggattttttgaaaataaaaccgAACTTACCCAGTGGCTTTGAAAAGCAAAGCCTCATTCATCGCGTTTCCACAGTTTCGCCGATCACCTTAAGTCCCAACCCTCCAAGCCTCTATTGGTCAGACGATAGCGATGACGAATTCTTGGAACAAATCTGTTGTCAGACTTTCAAAGATGAACAGAAAGCAGACCAAGATGAGGCTGATCGTGCAACCTTGACTAATTTGGCGTGGGAGTTAGCCTCATCGACTGGCTGCGAAGTGGAAGAGAGGAGGGTAAGGGAAGAGTCTGGAGAGGAGTTTGACCAGGATAGTATTGAAAGTAATGATTGTGGCTCGGGCTTGAGTTCCAGTGAGGAGGAGCGAGATCAACATGACAAGTACAGTGAACATTTGACTGCAGAATCTAGCGAAGACGACCACAACACATTGGCGTCAGCAGATGTTCACTTACTGGATTGA